Within Spinacia oleracea cultivar Varoflay chromosome 4, BTI_SOV_V1, whole genome shotgun sequence, the genomic segment ATTTTGCTAGTGATTTAATCAAGGAATGGTCGAATCGATTGTTGCCCGTTTTGAGATGAGGGTGTATCTTTTGTCACTATAGGGTTTTGGGTGTTAATTTTGGGATtaattttagggttttggttgAATACATGAATTACTAAATTAGCTGGGGCCTAGATTGTAGAATTAGATAAAGTTTTAGGTCAAGTTGTTGGGGTGGAGCCTATTTAGTATGTACATTATAGAGTTCGTACTGGCGGAACTGGCCTACTGGGTTTCATCAATCATCATCAAGTAACTTTCATTTGAAGAATTGAAGTCTTTAAGCTTGTTAAAATGCATCAAACTCAGCACGTGCTTCATTTTGTATTTTGGCTATTTAGCAATGAACAAGAAATCACTAACTCGGCAACTTTCTTGTTGCAGGTTGGGTCTTGTTTCGACCATCAAGGTTAGCCAAATTGCTCCATTTCGCTGTTTTAAGTTCTCTTTATAAGTATTCTTACGTTCCATTATGGTATGAGTTAATATTAATACCTTCATTGATTTGCTACTTTTTTTTACTAGTCTAACGGTCTAACCTGAGTATGAATTATGAAGTATATCTGATTCAAGAGGTGGCTCGTGTTTTCTGTTTGGGAGAGTCATCCCTTGCATATTGACCTATCTTGCATAGATTGAGCCCTTTACTAGTGTTACTTACTACTTACTAGTATACCCACTTGATAGGTAGGGTATAATAGTCAATTCCATGCTGGATTTAGCAATTTATTACTCCAGTATATCCACACAGGGAAAGAAGTTCGAAGTTGATACTGGAAGGTTGAGTATGGTGACTCGCGTTAGATTACGTGTCAAGATGAAACTATTACTTACACTGTGAAGTATGAACCCTTACAGCTTGTAATGTTTTGATCCTTCATTTTTTCTGGAAGTAATGTTTCCTAAAGTTGGTAGGACGAAATGAAAGTTGATAACAGGATACTTATCATGATTACATGAAAAAAAAATAGCATTGTTTTGAGGTTTATAATACTACGAATATACAAGCTTCCCGTTGCATATTACAGTGATCTTCATCCTGGCTACTGGTTTTAGAAAACTTTGTAATATCTGAAATCTGATTCTGTCACCTTTTTATCATTTGTTTGTGTCAAAATTGGCAAACATTCTTCTGTTTTGAATGTGAAATCACCCTACATTTGGTAGGATGAAATGAAAGCTGATAACAGGATACTTTCACGATTACATGAAAAAAATAGCACTGTTTTGAGGTTTATATATAAACAGTCAAACTTCTCGTTGCATATTGCAGTAATCCTTATCCTGGCTACTGGTCTTAGAAAACTTTGTAATATCTGATTCTGTCACCTTTTTATCATTTATTTCTGTCAAAGTGATTCTTCTGTTTTGAATGTGAAATCACTCATATATCCAAAGTAGATCTTAGAGTTTACCGTTGTCTTTCCAGGATCGAGCTAATGAGATATATAAAAAGGTTGAAGACCAGAAACCCCTTAGAGGAAGGAATCAAGATGCAATTTTGGCTGCTTGTCTCTATATTGCTTGTCGAcaagaagacaaacccagaactGTAAAAGGTACTATACCAGTCGTCTAAGAATATTATTGACCTGATTTTTTCTGCCTATAAACTAAGTCCTAACTATACAAAAACCAGAGATATGCTCGGTTGCTAACGGGGCCACAAAGAAGGAAATTGGCCGTGCAAAAGAGTTCATTGTCAAGCAACTAGAGGGAGAGATGGGTCAGTCGGTGGAAATGGGAGCTATTCATGCAGGAGATTTCTTGGTTTGTCTACAAAGAAATAATAATTCATACATCGTAGTGGCCTTCTAGGCATTAACGGCCCTtttggtagccggtaataaatggtgggaatgtgaataaatataagtgttatttgacaagaaaataaaatcatgATGTCGATGGTAATGAATTTTTGTCTCaaacttggtgtttttcttcataaatttgcattcacacctaataccactccccaaatggtaatggatggtaatggaaatttataaagaaaaagagattATTTTGAGTGTACTAGCATTACTATGGGAATGGATATTGATTTTacttacaaatttacatacaaattcatttcTATTGACACCATTTATGGCCGGCTACCAAACTGCCCGTTAACTGCTTTACTTTTGATCATTGGTCTATGGTGTGCCTTATTGTAAATATCTTGCTTTCGTGATTGTAGAGGCGTTTTTGTTCGCATTTAGGCATGGATAAGCAAGTTGTAAAAGCTGCCCAAGAAGCTGTATTGAAATCTGAAGAGCTCGATGTGAGGTAATGTTCCGCCACTCATAAACTGTTGCATTGAAAACAGAAACTCTTTGAATAATTCTTTTGTAATACATTTGTTGAACATTACTTTATGACTTCTACTTGAAAATCTTGATTGTCCAATATTGTTGAGCTATGTTACTTGGACTATTCATTTCACCTAAAGTACCCGTTTTAGGTCTTCGAAACATGGAGATTAGACACTTCATGTTGAACCAAAAGTCTGGAAATTTTCAGAAAATAGAAAGTTTGATACTTGGAGATGTGCCTTTGTCCAAAAAGAGTATTCACTTCTGGGTAACATAGTTGTTCAGAGAGATTCTAGTAGAGCCACAGAAGAAAACCTGAGCGCATTTGCTATAGCCGTTGGTGATTTCATGTGATGAAATTCACAAGTTAGAGCAATGTGAAACTCTTCAACCTGTGTGAAAATTCAGTCAAACTCATGGCTTGAAAATTTCTTTTTTTCTGCAGGAGGAGCCCGATTTCAATTGCTGCAgctattatttatattattaccCAACTTTCTGGCGATAAGAAACCACTCAAAGGTAAGCTTACTGCCATCTCCTCCTCCACCTCTAAGGCTttgttttgttcaccttattttcacttatttcaagaaaaataagttcagttaagttcggataagataagtttagaaaacgaccaagtacaatttataactaaaatagttttgataagttcaaaaaaataagtgaaaatcggGGGAATAGAACGCCCTGAATTTATGCAAAGAAGAATATTGATTCAATTTCTGAAATGTGACAGATATTTCTCTTGCAACCGGGGTAGCTGAGGGCACGATAAGGAATTCTTACAAGGACCTTTATCCCCATATTTCGAGGATAATACCAAGCTGGTATGCCAAGGAAGACGACCTTAAGAACTTAAGCAATCCTTGAGAACCCGTTTCAGGTTAATTGTAGAAGAAACTGTAAAAACTTGTTAGCTTAATGAACATGAAATGACATGATAGTGTTAGATGCAAGCCATTTGTTTGAGGTGACCGATTCATTAACCTTATTGATCATCTCTTTTAGGTGGGTGTTTGCTGGTTAGGTTAATAGATCTTGTTCATTTGTATTATATCTGATGTTAGGTTTTCGATCTTCTGCTGTATGTACTCGAGGTAGCCACATCGTGTAATGTGTAACGCTTTAGTACCTCGAATTACTTTCAGGAATTTAAATGATACTCTCTTCTGATTAATTCTTCCCTTTCCAAGCAAGTGATGCCTGGACTTACTATTTTCATCTGTATTATGTCAAAGTGTATTATGTCAAAGAGGAAGTAGGGCCAACTTTTATGGTGGTTGTTTACTAGAAGTGTAAATTCATTAGAAAAATGAGAGTTTGTTTTGGAAATGGAACAATATTTCTAGGGTATGGACAACAATCTGTTTTGTGTGACTCAAGAAGAACTGTGTAGGATATGGATGAGATGGTTAGACATTTTGGATAATTTGGAAATTTTCGGACTCGGAAGATTAGTGGTCCGGATGCTTCGGATACACCTCATGGATCCGATGGCATATTAGGTggttataagttataactacCTATTAACTGATTTTCTTATAAAAGTGCATGTTGTTTAATCAAGGTCATTATGTGCCTTTAAGTGATCAACTGTTGGATGTTTATGATTCCAAACTTCCTTATATGACCATCGAAAAAATTCCTGAAAGTTTAAGGTTTTTCCGAGATCGAGTCCCGAAATCTCCAAATTTGGTCCTAAATGGTGCATTTTACCTTCATCTTTGGATAATTTGGACACTTTTGGATTCTTAGGGATTTTGAAAGCATGTTGATTATTGGATGGTTAGAACATTCTAGTTTTACTCAAAGAAATTGACAAACATTATCTCAATTATTTCATGTTTGGAGAATGTAAGCAAAAAGATTCTCAATTGCGTCATCCAACCAACTACGGTTTCGTTTGATTCACCTGAATTTTACTTATCTGgttgatctgaacttatcttatcttacaGTTATACGGAATATTATCATATCTTATCTTAATTTAAACTTATTATCctcttattttatcttttaaGCCTACCATAATAGATTCAATAAAGTCAAACATTAGATTCTTTGAATCAATAAACGTGACAAACTCAAGATTCCAATTCATATGGGACCCGCACTATGATCATCATCTCACAACCGTTGGATGAAGACTCCACCCTCATTTGATTGTGACTTATTAACAAACCAATCAATCGATCAATCAATGATTCTAACTCATTAAAAACATCCATTTATTATTGATGACAATTTGTACCTCAAGATTAGCCCTTCACATAATTATAATTTTCTTTAGGTGATAGTTTAACTAAGGTGATACTTACAAATGCACAATATGCCAACATGGTCCAAAATTCATTGGCCTTGAAATACGAGTAGTGGTTTATGACAGACAATTTACACCTTACATAAGCAAGTTGAGCAATGACACACGCTACGACATATGTGAGCGTGTCTAGTCACACATGCATCTAACGTGTCGGTGCACGATGTGCTAGATACACATACCTGCATGTAAGCCACCAACGTGTATCAAATTAGATTTACTACCCACCGAACCGAATCAAATCGAACCGAACTGAACCGATCTAAACCGAATCGGGTGCATGAAGTATAAGAATTGG encodes:
- the LOC110801188 gene encoding transcription initiation factor IIB, coding for MGDFSYCPDCKKSTEVVFDHAAGDTVCVECGLVLEAHSIDETSEWRTFANEGHDNDPVRVGGPTNPLLADGGLSTVIAKPNGSSGDFLTSSLGRWQSRGSNPDRNLIQAFKSIATMADRLGLVSTIKDRANEIYKKVEDQKPLRGRNQDAILAACLYIACRQEDKPRTVKEICSVANGATKKEIGRAKEFIVKQLEGEMGQSVEMGAIHAGDFLRRFCSHLGMDKQVVKAAQEAVLKSEELDVRRSPISIAAAIIYIITQLSGDKKPLKDISLATGVAEGTIRNSYKDLYPHISRIIPSWYAKEDDLKNLSNP